A section of the Streptomyces xinghaiensis S187 genome encodes:
- a CDS encoding DUF5708 family protein — MASSMKNLIEGAITFVVGLALWLFTGDVEIPVFTLTKVGVVLMFVGGALLIVGLYQSVTGSRTVKDT; from the coding sequence ATGGCTTCATCCATGAAGAACCTGATCGAGGGCGCCATCACGTTCGTGGTGGGTCTGGCCCTGTGGCTGTTCACCGGGGACGTGGAGATCCCGGTGTTCACCCTCACCAAGGTCGGAGTGGTGCTGATGTTCGTGGGCGGGGCGCTGCTCATCGTCGGCCTGTACCAGTCCGTCACCGGGTCCCGCACGGTCAAGGACACCTGA
- a CDS encoding LuxR C-terminal-related transcriptional regulator yields MIRVVVVDGEALVRTALRQILQSTDGIRVVGEDDGRGAVAIVAETAPDVLLLGAGGSVGDGTAVLRGVRALPAPPAVALLTPADTGERMVHALREGAAGLLFRDIAPATLVDAVRVVAAGGTVLAPAVRGAVIDEYLGLGAAGTGAAPGMPAAAGRLTCREREVLALVATGLSNAEIAACLDLGTGTVKDHVSALRRKLGARNRVTAAVAAHRLGLVPAPQNAVSA; encoded by the coding sequence GTGATACGCGTCGTGGTGGTCGACGGCGAGGCGCTGGTCAGAACGGCTCTGCGGCAGATCCTGCAGTCCACCGACGGTATACGGGTGGTGGGCGAGGACGACGGCCGCGGCGCGGTCGCCATCGTGGCGGAGACCGCGCCCGATGTCCTGCTGCTGGGTGCCGGAGGGAGCGTGGGCGACGGGACGGCCGTGCTGCGGGGCGTGCGCGCCCTGCCCGCTCCGCCCGCCGTCGCCCTGCTCACACCGGCCGACACGGGCGAACGGATGGTCCACGCGCTGCGGGAGGGCGCGGCGGGCCTGCTGTTCCGGGACATCGCTCCGGCCACCCTCGTCGACGCGGTGCGCGTGGTGGCGGCGGGCGGCACCGTGCTGGCCCCGGCCGTCCGCGGCGCCGTCATCGACGAGTACCTCGGTCTCGGCGCCGCCGGTACCGGCGCGGCGCCGGGCATGCCGGCCGCGGCCGGGCGGCTGACGTGCCGTGAGCGCGAGGTGCTGGCGCTGGTGGCCACCGGGCTGTCCAACGCGGAGATCGCCGCCTGTCTCGACCTGGGCACCGGCACGGTCAAGGACCATGTGAGCGCGCTGCGGCGGAAGCTCGGCGCGCGCAACCGGGTGACCGCCGCGGTCGCCGCCCACCGGCTGGGCCTCGTCCCGGCCCCCCAGAACGCCGTGAGCGCATGA
- a CDS encoding beta-ketoacyl synthase N-terminal-like domain-containing protein codes for MRDDIVISGIGLLTAFGRGTGAYWRGLVEGRSALAPARRFAADCYRGEAVGEISGFPADGPARKQAYTLAAAEDALRSAGLGALPDRSLVVLVGQSPLRGDGGLREEQDEFMGPVPAGVLEGGHSVHITQACASTVFAISLGRDALRSGAATTVVVAGGTALNRYEYASMAVVRAIDRTAARPFDTGRAGISLGEGGGAIVLEHGSTARARGLAPDTVVAGAACRVSAGKAVASDADVVAGCLRDALDDAGVEHADYVHAHATGTPQGDAAELRAIEEVSGRTGTASLPVSSHKGAVGHLLHISGVPAVAAAAMALRTGVVPPTPGLSAPEETRRVVLPRSALPVPGMAAAVVNSFGFGGNNASLVLRRS; via the coding sequence ATGCGTGACGACATCGTCATCAGCGGCATCGGACTGCTCACGGCGTTCGGCCGCGGCACCGGCGCCTACTGGCGCGGGCTCGTCGAGGGCCGCTCGGCCCTGGCCCCCGCGCGGCGCTTCGCGGCGGACTGCTACCGGGGCGAGGCCGTCGGGGAGATCTCCGGCTTCCCGGCCGACGGCCCGGCGCGCAAGCAGGCGTACACGCTGGCCGCCGCCGAGGACGCCCTGCGGTCCGCGGGCCTGGGGGCGCTGCCCGACCGCTCCCTGGTGGTCCTGGTCGGGCAGTCGCCGCTGCGCGGGGACGGCGGACTCCGCGAGGAGCAGGACGAGTTCATGGGCCCGGTGCCGGCCGGGGTGCTGGAGGGCGGGCACTCCGTGCACATCACCCAGGCCTGCGCCTCGACGGTCTTCGCGATCAGCCTGGGCCGGGACGCGCTGCGCTCGGGGGCGGCCACCACCGTCGTGGTGGCCGGCGGGACGGCGCTCAACCGCTACGAGTACGCCAGCATGGCCGTCGTCCGGGCCATCGACCGGACGGCGGCACGGCCGTTCGACACCGGGCGCGCGGGGATCTCCCTGGGCGAGGGGGGCGGCGCCATCGTCCTGGAGCACGGCAGCACGGCCCGCGCCCGGGGCCTGGCACCGGACACGGTGGTGGCCGGGGCCGCGTGCCGGGTCTCGGCGGGCAAGGCCGTCGCCTCGGACGCGGACGTGGTCGCCGGCTGCCTGCGCGACGCGCTGGACGACGCCGGGGTGGAGCACGCCGACTACGTGCACGCGCACGCCACCGGCACCCCGCAGGGCGACGCGGCGGAGCTGCGGGCGATCGAGGAGGTCAGCGGCCGGACGGGCACGGCGTCCCTGCCGGTCAGCTCGCACAAGGGCGCGGTGGGGCATCTGCTGCACATCTCGGGGGTGCCCGCGGTGGCCGCCGCCGCCATGGCGCTGCGCACCGGGGTGGTGCCGCCGACCCCGGGCCTGTCCGCGCCGGAGGAGACGCGCCGGGTGGTGCTGCCGCGGAGCGCGCTGCCGGTGCCGGGGATGGCGGCGGCGGTCGTCAACAGCTTCGGCTTCGGCGGCAACAACGCGTCCCTGGTGCTGCGCCGTTCCTGA
- a CDS encoding class I adenylate-forming enzyme family protein — translation MPGTEAPGPRLAGAEGVLEGPALDRRILAAARALREHGVRTGDRVLIQGDNSTGYVVALLALTHLGACVVPVDHGQSAAGTRAAAGQARARWLLCRTPPAAPPPGTRVLSYPGLGEGLAPLPGRPDPAGWFARPDAVVLWSSGTTGRPKGIVKSGAAVRDNTERTIAGMGYRSGDVLAPLLPFSHQYGLSVILLWWLSGSTLVVTPYQRLDRAVALAAAHGVTAVDAAPSTYHALLGLVRRRPAVRPGLDGVRIWGVGGAPLDKPLAEAFRAALGRPLLDGYGLSELGNVALATPGRPVGCGRPLPGVRVRVRAPGGRLAAPGEPGEIEVLSPGLMAGYLTGEGELTPVDREAWYRTGDLGRLDEDGNLHVTGRHHAVHRLGHTLFPESLERKAESCGRQVKVVAVRDPRRGHALHFFVADPEAGASLDWRRRMAPHLAEFEQPNAVHVVERFPVNPNGKVDTAALRQLIGTGDRHALTGAG, via the coding sequence ATGCCCGGAACGGAAGCCCCGGGGCCCCGCCTCGCCGGAGCGGAGGGCGTACTGGAGGGACCGGCGCTCGACCGGCGGATACTCGCCGCGGCGCGGGCGCTGCGCGAACACGGCGTCCGCACCGGCGACCGGGTGCTGATCCAGGGCGACAACTCCACCGGCTACGTGGTGGCGCTGCTCGCCCTGACCCACCTCGGCGCCTGCGTCGTGCCGGTGGACCACGGGCAGTCCGCGGCCGGCACCCGCGCCGCCGCGGGACAGGCCCGTGCCCGGTGGCTCCTCTGCCGCACACCGCCCGCCGCCCCGCCCCCCGGCACCCGCGTCCTGAGCTACCCGGGGCTCGGCGAGGGCCTGGCGCCCCTGCCCGGACGGCCGGACCCCGCCGGCTGGTTCGCCCGGCCCGACGCGGTCGTGCTGTGGTCCTCGGGCACCACCGGCCGGCCCAAGGGCATCGTCAAGTCCGGCGCGGCCGTGCGCGACAACACCGAACGCACCATCGCCGGCATGGGCTACCGCTCCGGCGACGTCCTCGCCCCGCTGCTGCCCTTCTCCCACCAGTACGGGCTCTCGGTGATCCTGCTGTGGTGGCTCTCCGGCAGCACCCTCGTCGTCACCCCGTACCAGCGGCTGGACCGGGCCGTCGCCCTGGCCGCCGCGCACGGGGTGACCGCCGTGGACGCGGCCCCGTCCACGTACCACGCCCTGCTCGGCCTGGTGCGGCGCCGCCCGGCGGTCCGCCCCGGCCTGGACGGCGTACGGATCTGGGGAGTCGGCGGCGCCCCGCTGGACAAGCCGCTCGCCGAGGCGTTCCGCGCGGCCCTCGGACGGCCGCTCCTCGACGGCTACGGCCTCTCCGAGCTCGGCAACGTCGCCCTGGCCACCCCGGGCCGCCCGGTGGGCTGCGGCCGTCCGCTGCCCGGCGTCCGGGTACGCGTCAGAGCGCCCGGCGGCCGGCTCGCGGCCCCCGGCGAGCCGGGCGAGATCGAGGTGCTCTCGCCCGGTCTGATGGCCGGATACCTCACCGGCGAGGGGGAGCTGACCCCGGTGGACCGGGAGGCGTGGTACCGCACCGGCGACCTCGGCCGCCTCGACGAGGACGGCAATCTGCACGTCACGGGCCGCCACCACGCGGTCCACCGGCTCGGCCACACCCTCTTCCCGGAGAGCCTGGAGCGGAAGGCCGAGAGCTGCGGCCGGCAGGTCAAGGTGGTCGCGGTCCGCGACCCCCGGCGCGGGCACGCCCTGCACTTCTTCGTCGCCGACCCGGAGGCGGGAGCCTCGCTGGACTGGCGCCGGCGGATGGCCCCGCACCTGGCCGAGTTCGAACAGCCCAACGCCGTCCACGTGGTGGAGCGGTTCCCGGTCAACCCCAACGGCAAGGTGGACACCGCGGCCCTGCGCCAACTGATCGGCACGGGCGACCGGCACGCGCTGACCGGGGCCGGCTGA
- the fabG gene encoding 3-oxoacyl-ACP reductase FabG: MTQPRTALVTGGNRGIGLAVAESLAAAGHRVAVTHRDDAPEKLYGVRCDVTSPEEVEEAFTAVERDLGPVGILVANAGITWDTPFALMTEERFGRVIDTNLVGAYRCARRAVPAMLRARWGRIVFIGSEVGLSGNAGQANYAASKAGLVGLARSLARETGRRGITVNTVAPGFVDTDMTRGLREHHREEIVARNPVPRIGTPADVASAVTWLADESAGYVTGAVIPVDGGMGMGG; this comes from the coding sequence ATGACTCAGCCGCGTACCGCTCTCGTCACCGGCGGCAACCGGGGCATCGGCCTGGCCGTCGCGGAGTCGCTGGCCGCGGCGGGCCACCGGGTCGCGGTCACCCACCGGGACGATGCCCCGGAGAAGCTGTACGGGGTGCGCTGCGACGTCACCTCCCCCGAGGAGGTGGAGGAGGCGTTCACCGCCGTCGAGCGCGACCTCGGACCGGTCGGGATCCTGGTGGCCAACGCCGGCATCACCTGGGACACCCCGTTCGCGCTGATGACCGAGGAGCGCTTCGGCCGCGTCATCGACACCAATCTGGTCGGCGCCTACCGCTGCGCGCGCCGGGCCGTGCCGGCGATGCTGCGGGCCCGCTGGGGAAGGATCGTCTTCATCGGTTCGGAGGTGGGCCTCTCCGGCAACGCGGGCCAGGCCAACTACGCGGCCTCGAAGGCCGGTCTGGTCGGTCTCGCGCGCTCGCTCGCCCGCGAGACGGGGCGCCGCGGCATCACCGTCAACACCGTGGCCCCCGGCTTCGTCGACACCGACATGACCCGCGGTCTGCGGGAGCACCACCGGGAGGAGATCGTCGCCCGCAACCCCGTGCCGCGCATCGGCACCCCGGCCGATGTGGCGTCGGCCGTGACCTGGCTGGCGGACGAGTCGGCGGGCTACGTCACCGGGGCGGTGATCCCCGTGGACGGCGGGATGGGGATGGGCGGCTGA
- the fabI gene encoding enoyl-ACP reductase FabI codes for MSGLLHGKNLVVTGVITESSIAWAVARLAQEQGARIVLTAYGRPTLVARLARRLPDPPPVVELDVTDEDQLDTLAERLSGSLDRVDGILHSVAHAPASCLDGGFLDAPWPDVASAVHTSAYSLKALTVACRPLLAPGSSVVGLDFDASRVWPGYDWMGVAKAGLESCARYLARDLGPEGVRVNLVAAGPLNTLAARGIGGDGEGFAKEWGRRAPLGWDAGDPEPVARACLALLSDWFPATTGEIVHVDGGTHMLGV; via the coding sequence ATGAGCGGTCTGCTCCACGGCAAGAACCTGGTGGTCACCGGGGTCATCACCGAGAGTTCCATCGCCTGGGCCGTCGCCCGGCTGGCGCAGGAGCAGGGGGCCCGGATCGTGCTGACCGCCTACGGCCGGCCCACCCTCGTCGCCCGGCTCGCCCGGCGGCTGCCGGACCCGCCGCCGGTGGTGGAACTCGACGTCACCGACGAGGACCAACTGGACACGCTCGCCGAGCGGTTGAGCGGCAGCCTGGACCGTGTCGACGGCATCCTGCACTCCGTCGCCCACGCGCCCGCGAGCTGCCTGGACGGCGGCTTCCTGGACGCTCCGTGGCCCGATGTGGCCTCGGCCGTCCACACCTCCGCCTACTCCCTCAAGGCGCTGACCGTCGCCTGCCGTCCGCTGCTGGCCCCCGGCTCGTCCGTCGTCGGCCTGGACTTCGACGCCTCGCGCGTCTGGCCCGGCTACGACTGGATGGGCGTGGCCAAGGCCGGACTGGAGTCCTGCGCCCGCTACCTCGCCCGCGACCTGGGCCCGGAGGGGGTGCGGGTGAACCTGGTGGCCGCGGGCCCGCTGAACACCCTGGCGGCGCGCGGCATCGGCGGCGACGGCGAGGGCTTCGCGAAGGAGTGGGGCCGGCGGGCGCCCCTGGGCTGGGACGCGGGCGATCCGGAGCCGGTGGCACGGGCCTGCCTCGCGCTGCTGTCCGACTGGTTCCCGGCGACCACCGGGGAGATCGTCCATGTGGACGGCGGTACGCACATGCTGGGCGTCTGA
- a CDS encoding class III lanthipeptide, giving the protein MFRGGTVSIVLDLQALEVPAEEAALPSSTISNSC; this is encoded by the coding sequence GTGTTCCGAGGAGGAACCGTGTCGATCGTTCTCGACCTGCAGGCCCTCGAGGTCCCCGCCGAAGAGGCCGCGCTGCCCAGCAGCACCATCAGCAACAGCTGCTGA
- a CDS encoding class III lanthipeptide, producing MSIVLDLQGLEVPAEEAALPGSTISNNC from the coding sequence ATGTCGATCGTTCTCGACCTGCAGGGCCTTGAGGTCCCCGCCGAGGAGGCTGCCCTTCCGGGCAGCACCATCAGCAACAACTGCTGA
- a CDS encoding class III lanthipeptide produces MSIVLDLQGLEVPAEEAAVPGSTISNNC; encoded by the coding sequence ATGTCGATCGTTCTCGACCTGCAGGGCCTTGAGGTCCCCGCCGAGGAGGCTGCCGTTCCGGGCAGCACCATCAGCAACAACTGCTGA
- the lanKC gene encoding class III lanthionine synthetase LanKC → MTTTRPQPEAYCQADPVFYDTGSRHTAHDTSVFPLTETPAPVGWRRGERDVWVVHTPEGHRMPAQGWKIHISGRPDNAQHIIETAWDYCTGRGVPFKFLRSRDVVTAHSVKYAPRSASGKLVTLYPAGEEELRHALEELSERLAGVPGPYILTDLRWGDGPLHVRYGAFVSRYCTGPDGAPVPAVERPDGVLVPDDRRPVFTVPEWVEPPAFLAPHLEARRTAGAGDDFPYTVERALHFSNGGGVYLARHRDGRRTVLKEARPHAGLDGRGRDAVRRLERERAALEQLAGIPGIPELYGHHRVWEHHFLAVEHLPGDTLHGWLARHYPLTKAAPDAAALRAHVERARAVADRIEALVTAVHERGMVFGDLHPGNILVDESDDGSGDGLRVSLVDFELTVPAAEARRLGLANPGFSGSGLTGYALDRHALAALRLWLLFPLTALSELDPARAARYADAAERAFPLAPGELDAVRRELAPAADALARVPDALREPSPVRLDADAPDWPAVRKSMAEAILLSATPERRDRLFPGDVRQFHTNGLNVAYGAAGVLWALHTTGAGRWSEYEEWLAAAARRDEALGPGFYDGAHGIAHVLDILGRTEDALRLLDRSREAPSAVREVSLYRGLAGIGLNLLHFAARTGTAAHREEALAVAGRLAEAVDAGTAPGIAAGPGRGSRAGLLHGWSGPALFFLRLHQDTGDAGWLGLAVRAAHRDLDLCRGSEDGSLQVDGGFRLLPYLDVGSAGIALVASEILEHRADARLEETLPALVRAAEPEFTIEPHLFSGRAGLLATLAALRARRAGGGSGDAGGGGGGGTDAIGRAVERHLARLHWHALSYRGQIAFPGEQLRRLSMDLATGNAGVLLALGAALDGRPDFLPFLAGPAAARAPRPTDPGRP, encoded by the coding sequence ATGACCACCACGCGCCCCCAGCCCGAGGCGTACTGCCAGGCCGATCCGGTCTTCTACGACACCGGCAGCCGCCACACCGCGCACGACACCTCCGTCTTCCCGCTGACGGAAACCCCCGCCCCGGTGGGCTGGCGTCGCGGGGAGCGGGACGTCTGGGTGGTCCACACCCCCGAGGGCCACCGGATGCCCGCCCAGGGCTGGAAGATCCACATCTCCGGGCGCCCCGACAACGCCCAGCACATCATCGAGACGGCCTGGGACTACTGCACCGGCCGCGGCGTCCCGTTCAAGTTCCTGCGCAGCCGCGACGTCGTCACCGCCCACAGCGTCAAGTACGCGCCGCGCTCCGCCAGCGGCAAGCTCGTCACCCTCTACCCCGCCGGCGAGGAAGAGCTCCGGCACGCGCTGGAGGAGCTGTCCGAGCGGCTGGCCGGGGTGCCCGGGCCGTACATCCTCACCGATCTGCGCTGGGGCGACGGGCCGCTGCACGTGCGGTACGGGGCCTTCGTCAGCCGCTACTGCACCGGTCCGGACGGCGCTCCGGTGCCCGCGGTGGAACGGCCCGACGGGGTCCTGGTGCCCGACGACCGGCGGCCGGTGTTCACCGTGCCGGAGTGGGTCGAGCCGCCCGCGTTCCTCGCCCCGCACCTGGAGGCGCGGCGGACGGCCGGCGCGGGGGACGACTTCCCGTACACCGTCGAGCGCGCCCTGCACTTCTCCAACGGCGGCGGCGTCTACCTCGCCCGGCACCGGGACGGCCGGCGGACCGTGCTGAAGGAGGCCCGCCCGCACGCCGGCCTCGACGGCCGGGGCCGCGACGCCGTACGGCGGCTGGAACGCGAACGCGCCGCCCTGGAACAGCTGGCCGGCATCCCCGGCATCCCGGAGCTCTACGGCCACCACCGGGTCTGGGAGCACCACTTCCTCGCCGTGGAGCACTTACCCGGCGACACCCTGCACGGCTGGCTCGCCCGGCACTACCCGCTGACCAAGGCCGCCCCGGACGCCGCCGCCCTGCGGGCCCACGTGGAGCGGGCACGGGCCGTCGCCGACCGGATCGAGGCGCTCGTCACCGCCGTCCACGAGCGCGGCATGGTCTTCGGGGACCTGCACCCCGGCAACATCCTGGTCGACGAGAGCGACGACGGGAGCGGCGACGGACTCCGCGTGTCCCTGGTCGACTTCGAGCTGACCGTCCCCGCCGCCGAGGCGCGGCGGCTCGGCCTGGCCAACCCGGGCTTCTCCGGCTCCGGCCTCACCGGCTACGCCCTCGACCGCCACGCGCTCGCGGCGCTGCGGCTCTGGCTGCTCTTCCCGCTCACCGCGCTCTCCGAGCTGGACCCCGCCCGCGCCGCCCGCTACGCCGACGCGGCCGAGCGCGCCTTCCCCCTCGCGCCCGGCGAACTCGACGCGGTACGGCGCGAACTGGCCCCGGCGGCGGACGCCCTGGCCCGGGTGCCGGACGCGCTGCGCGAACCCTCGCCGGTGCGGCTGGACGCGGACGCGCCCGACTGGCCCGCCGTGCGCAAGTCGATGGCCGAGGCGATCCTGCTCAGCGCCACCCCCGAGCGCCGGGACCGGCTCTTCCCCGGCGACGTACGCCAGTTCCACACCAACGGCCTCAACGTCGCCTACGGAGCGGCGGGCGTCCTCTGGGCCCTGCACACCACCGGCGCCGGCCGCTGGTCCGAGTACGAGGAGTGGCTCGCGGCGGCCGCCCGCCGGGACGAGGCCCTCGGCCCCGGCTTCTACGACGGCGCGCACGGCATCGCCCACGTCCTCGACATCCTCGGCCGGACCGAGGACGCGCTGCGGCTGCTCGACCGGAGCCGGGAGGCGCCGTCCGCCGTCCGCGAGGTGAGCCTCTACCGCGGCCTGGCGGGTATCGGCCTCAACCTGCTCCACTTCGCCGCCCGCACGGGGACGGCCGCCCACCGCGAGGAGGCGCTGGCCGTGGCCGGCCGGCTCGCGGAGGCCGTCGACGCCGGCACCGCCCCCGGCATCGCCGCCGGACCGGGCCGGGGGAGCCGGGCGGGGCTGCTGCACGGCTGGTCCGGGCCCGCCCTCTTCTTCCTCCGCCTCCACCAGGACACCGGTGACGCGGGATGGCTCGGCCTCGCGGTGCGGGCCGCGCACCGGGACCTCGATCTCTGCCGCGGATCCGAGGACGGCTCCCTCCAGGTGGACGGCGGCTTCCGCCTGCTGCCGTACCTCGACGTGGGCAGCGCGGGCATCGCCCTGGTCGCGTCCGAGATCCTTGAGCACCGCGCCGACGCGCGGCTGGAGGAGACCCTGCCGGCCCTCGTCCGGGCGGCGGAGCCGGAGTTCACCATCGAGCCGCACCTCTTCAGCGGCCGGGCCGGGCTCCTCGCCACCCTCGCGGCGCTCCGCGCCCGGCGGGCGGGCGGCGGGAGCGGTGACGCCGGAGGCGGCGGAGGAGGCGGCACCGACGCGATCGGCCGCGCCGTGGAGCGCCATCTGGCCCGCCTCCACTGGCACGCCCTGTCCTACCGCGGGCAGATCGCCTTCCCCGGCGAGCAGCTGCGCCGGCTGTCGATGGACCTGGCCACCGGGAACGCCGGTGTCCTGCTCGCTCTCGGCGCGGCCCTGGACGGCCGTCCGGACTTCCTGCCCTTTCTGGCGGGACCGGCGGCAGCCCGCGCACCGCGCCCCACAGACCCCGGACGGCCCTGA
- a CDS encoding GNAT family N-acetyltransferase, protein MKGRRVTLVRPTEADYELIAEWLGPASPTAVLTADTGEFVTPEDLKRYNDSGEIRQFAVRTLDGTTVGTVNYRRQGPVGSYVIGGAIGDPSMWQRGLGAEAFDLLIDHLFHARNAHRMQFTTALYNKSVLRMVTRAGFVLEGILREYHYLDGRYHHAAVWSLLRHEYYDSLAEQARRTPGFTGPDAIPESAKAEALAVLCDHLRRPEAETSIKILLEDADAEAAPGAAARTAGAAAAAAALTGAVSDAVSHAVTAPAAPAVNGEAAR, encoded by the coding sequence ATGAAGGGCAGGCGCGTCACCCTGGTCAGGCCCACCGAGGCCGACTACGAACTGATCGCCGAATGGCTCGGCCCGGCTTCCCCGACCGCCGTGCTGACCGCGGACACCGGCGAGTTCGTCACCCCCGAGGACCTCAAGCGCTACAACGACTCCGGCGAGATACGGCAGTTCGCGGTCCGCACGCTCGACGGCACGACCGTCGGCACCGTCAACTACCGCCGCCAGGGCCCGGTCGGCAGCTACGTCATCGGCGGCGCGATCGGCGATCCGTCGATGTGGCAGCGCGGGCTCGGCGCCGAGGCGTTCGACCTGCTGATCGACCACCTCTTCCACGCCCGCAACGCGCACCGGATGCAGTTCACCACCGCCCTCTACAACAAGTCCGTGCTGCGCATGGTCACCCGGGCCGGCTTCGTCCTGGAGGGCATCCTGCGCGAGTACCACTACCTCGACGGGCGCTACCACCACGCCGCCGTCTGGTCGCTGCTGCGCCACGAGTACTACGACTCCCTGGCGGAGCAGGCCCGCCGGACCCCCGGCTTCACCGGCCCCGACGCGATCCCCGAGTCCGCGAAGGCCGAGGCGCTCGCCGTGCTCTGCGACCACCTCCGCCGGCCGGAGGCCGAGACCTCCATCAAGATCCTGCTGGAGGACGCCGACGCGGAGGCCGCGCCCGGGGCGGCCGCCCGGACGGCCGGTGCCGCCGCGGCCGCCGCCGCGCTCACCGGTGCCGTCTCCGACGCGGTCTCCCACGCCGTCACGGCCCCCGCCGCGCCCGCCGTCAACGGGGAGGCCGCGCGATGA
- the fabF gene encoding beta-ketoacyl-ACP synthase II: MTVTPLRREAPKRRVVVTGTGVVSPIGLTTGEFWESLTAGRSGIRVITRYDADELPTRFAGEITGFEPRDHMPNRVARRLDRFAQFALAAAQEAMAEAKLEIDEELAPRTAVLVGSGYGAGHFTRTAVLELRDRGRRRMNAYFASAGSSDSAAVEVANRFGARGPSGAVVAACATGAVCIGDAMRLIRDGYADVVLAGGSDDAVNPLDLAVSANVGALSRRGDHPELASRPFDKARDGFVMGAGAGIVVLESAEHAERRGAAVLAELAGYGATTDAYHSTHPHPEGLAVKRAMADALADAGVAPGEVDYICAHGTSTPLNDRIESEAIRGVFGDHAPRIPISSVKSMTGHMIGAAGAVELIASLLAVRTGILPPTVNCDDPLDPELDYVPHTARRQPTRVAVSNSFGFGGHNAVLVVRAHPEGGLDGRDGEPAREARPAQHTPDERAAQAARTAGGKR; this comes from the coding sequence GTGACCGTGACACCGCTCCGGCGCGAGGCGCCGAAACGGCGCGTCGTCGTGACGGGCACCGGGGTCGTCTCCCCGATCGGCCTGACGACCGGCGAGTTCTGGGAGTCCCTCACCGCCGGGCGCAGCGGCATCCGGGTCATCACCCGGTACGACGCGGACGAGCTGCCGACCCGCTTCGCCGGGGAGATCACCGGCTTCGAGCCCCGTGACCACATGCCCAACCGGGTCGCCCGGCGCCTCGACCGGTTCGCCCAGTTCGCCCTGGCCGCCGCCCAGGAGGCCATGGCCGAGGCGAAGCTGGAGATCGACGAGGAGCTCGCGCCCCGGACCGCCGTCCTCGTCGGCAGCGGGTACGGAGCCGGGCACTTCACCCGGACCGCGGTCCTGGAGCTGCGCGACCGCGGCCGCCGCAGGATGAACGCCTACTTCGCCTCGGCCGGCTCCTCGGACAGCGCCGCGGTCGAGGTCGCCAACCGGTTCGGCGCCCGCGGACCGTCCGGAGCCGTGGTCGCGGCCTGCGCGACCGGCGCCGTCTGCATCGGCGACGCCATGCGGCTGATCCGGGACGGCTACGCGGACGTGGTGCTGGCCGGCGGTTCCGACGACGCCGTCAACCCCCTCGACCTTGCCGTCTCCGCCAACGTCGGGGCGCTGTCCCGGCGCGGCGACCACCCGGAGCTGGCCAGCCGCCCCTTCGACAAGGCCCGCGACGGCTTCGTGATGGGCGCCGGCGCCGGAATCGTCGTCCTGGAGTCCGCCGAGCACGCGGAACGGCGCGGGGCGGCCGTCCTGGCCGAACTCGCCGGCTACGGAGCCACCACGGACGCGTACCACTCCACCCACCCGCACCCCGAGGGGCTCGCCGTCAAGCGGGCGATGGCGGACGCCCTGGCCGACGCGGGGGTGGCGCCCGGAGAGGTGGACTACATCTGCGCCCACGGCACCAGCACCCCGCTCAACGACCGCATCGAGAGCGAGGCGATCCGCGGGGTCTTCGGCGACCACGCACCCCGCATCCCGATCAGCTCGGTCAAGTCCATGACCGGGCACATGATCGGGGCCGCCGGGGCGGTCGAGCTGATCGCCTCGCTGCTGGCCGTCCGCACCGGGATCCTCCCGCCGACCGTCAACTGCGACGACCCGCTGGACCCGGAGCTCGACTACGTGCCGCACACCGCGCGGAGACAGCCGACGCGCGTGGCGGTGAGCAACTCCTTCGGATTCGGCGGGCACAACGCGGTCCTCGTGGTCCGCGCCCACCCGGAGGGCGGACTGGACGGCCGGGACGGGGAGCCCGCACGGGAGGCCCGGCCCGCACAGCACACACCGGACGAACGGGCCGCGCAGGCCGCGCGGACCGCGGGAGGGAAGCGATGA